A genomic window from Sulfurimonas paralvinellae includes:
- a CDS encoding tRNA1(Val) (adenine(37)-N6)-methyltransferase, with protein MILYQPESGYCYNSDSIFLYDFINRFHPKGSVLDVGAGCGVVGLLVARDNEKVELEAVEKQNVLAEYAKKNAVENEIGYKLYEDDFLALRESNQKYDYIISNPPFYPDGVQKSKDTMLTHARYNSSLPMDDFFKKVSQLLKPHSHFIFCYDATQFGIVCAALERVKMRVVDVRFVHPKIDRTASLVLIHARNGSKSMLKVHPPLIHFDGDKLTQEVEDIYKNAKTESVKCQL; from the coding sequence GTGATTCTTTATCAGCCGGAATCAGGATACTGTTACAACAGTGATTCTATCTTTCTTTATGATTTTATAAACAGATTTCATCCAAAAGGCAGCGTGCTTGATGTCGGTGCAGGTTGCGGTGTTGTCGGCCTGCTTGTGGCAAGAGATAATGAAAAGGTTGAACTCGAAGCTGTGGAAAAACAGAATGTTTTGGCTGAATATGCCAAAAAGAATGCTGTTGAAAATGAGATTGGCTATAAACTGTATGAAGATGATTTCCTTGCGCTGCGTGAGAGCAATCAAAAGTATGATTACATCATTTCAAATCCGCCTTTTTATCCTGATGGGGTACAAAAGAGTAAAGATACGATGCTGACACATGCACGCTATAACAGCTCTTTGCCGATGGATGATTTTTTTAAAAAGGTTTCACAGCTTTTAAAACCGCACTCGCATTTTATATTTTGTTATGATGCGACGCAGTTCGGCATTGTCTGTGCGGCTCTTGAACGTGTAAAAATGCGTGTCGTGGATGTCCGGTTCGTTCATCCAAAGATAGACAGAACAGCTTCACTGGTACTCATTCATGCAAGAAACGGCTCAAAGTCGATGCTCAAAGTGCATCCGCCACTGATTCATTTTGACGGTGATAAGCTCACGCAAGAGGTAGAAGATATATATAAAAATGCAAAAACAGAGAGTGTAAAATGTCAATTATAA
- a CDS encoding YkgJ family cysteine cluster protein yields MSIIKKEGYPYAFNSDACSTCEGRCCTGESGYIYVTKAEIFAIAELLDMDVNDFGVKYLFKKGYKYSLKEKKIDDSYECVFYDRESNGCKIYMARPNQCKTFPFWDYFKTHVDELKDECPGIIDD; encoded by the coding sequence ATGTCAATTATAAAAAAAGAGGGTTATCCGTATGCTTTTAATTCCGATGCCTGCTCGACGTGTGAAGGCAGATGCTGCACGGGAGAGAGCGGCTACATTTATGTAACCAAAGCCGAGATATTTGCCATTGCTGAGCTTTTGGATATGGATGTTAATGATTTTGGAGTAAAATACCTCTTTAAAAAGGGATACAAATATTCTCTCAAAGAAAAAAAGATAGACGACTCTTACGAATGTGTTTTTTATGACAGAGAATCTAATGGATGTAAAATATATATGGCACGACCAAATCAGTGTAAAACCTTTCCTTTTTGGGACTATTTTAAAACACATGTTGATGAACTCAAAGACGAGTGTCCAGGAATAATTGATGATTAA
- a CDS encoding tetratricopeptide repeat protein — protein MIKILIFTALLLFSACSHKEIKPNEKAFAAEDTYIVFALRAEQVGDYKAATKLFYQLYEKSSKKEYLYRYLQDKIVLKEYDDVVKSVDAIIEGSLEDPKLVRLKIIALLESNRLQEAKKVSIDLARFTHKPEDYLLVSDVYTKSKDYDLALKYLEGAYMKEYNEEILDKMAVILYVNLNRKKEAIAELESHARIHGCSDLICTRLASFYSHENNIDGLLSVYKRLYAKNKSETIAQKIIQIYSYKREYVKLIDFLEENHIDDELLLQLYVSGKNYAKASKLAFKLYKENSDIAYLGQSAIYKYESYKGKVPKKALYNVIANLENVVKKDKDTLYMNYLGYILIDHNVNVKKGMKYIREVLKKQPNSAYYLDSLAWGYYKLGRCQKAKKIMLRVMKLEGGDVPEVREHLAKINKCIKKHNKRVKKKK, from the coding sequence ATGATTAAAATTTTAATATTTACCGCACTACTGTTGTTCTCTGCCTGTTCTCATAAAGAGATAAAGCCTAATGAAAAAGCATTTGCAGCAGAAGACACCTATATTGTCTTTGCATTGCGTGCGGAGCAGGTAGGCGATTATAAAGCCGCAACAAAGCTTTTTTATCAACTGTATGAGAAGTCTTCAAAAAAAGAGTATCTTTACCGTTATCTGCAGGACAAGATAGTTCTAAAAGAGTATGATGATGTTGTTAAAAGTGTTGATGCTATTATTGAAGGCTCTTTGGAAGATCCGAAGCTTGTACGTCTGAAGATCATTGCACTGCTTGAATCAAACAGACTTCAAGAAGCGAAAAAAGTTTCTATTGATCTGGCACGTTTTACCCATAAACCGGAAGATTATCTGCTTGTAAGTGATGTTTATACAAAAAGTAAAGATTATGATTTAGCACTGAAGTACCTAGAAGGCGCTTACATGAAAGAGTATAATGAAGAGATACTCGATAAAATGGCTGTCATTCTTTACGTCAATCTCAATCGTAAAAAAGAGGCAATAGCAGAACTTGAGTCTCACGCAAGGATACACGGCTGTTCAGACTTAATATGCACGCGTCTTGCCAGTTTTTACAGTCATGAAAACAATATTGACGGACTGTTGTCTGTCTATAAAAGACTCTATGCAAAAAATAAGAGTGAGACAATAGCGCAGAAGATTATCCAGATATACTCGTATAAAAGAGAGTATGTCAAGCTCATCGATTTTTTAGAAGAGAATCACATCGATGATGAGCTGTTACTGCAACTCTATGTTTCAGGGAAAAATTATGCCAAAGCGAGTAAATTGGCATTTAAACTCTATAAAGAAAATTCAGATATAGCCTATCTTGGGCAGAGCGCTATTTATAAGTATGAGAGCTATAAGGGCAAAGTGCCGAAAAAAGCTCTTTACAATGTTATTGCCAATCTTGAAAATGTGGTAAAGAAAGATAAAGATACACTCTATATGAACTACCTCGGTTATATTCTCATTGATCATAATGTCAATGTGAAAAAAGGGATGAAATATATTCGTGAGGTTTTAAAGAAACAACCAAATTCAGCCTATTATCTTGATTCTCTTGCGTGGGGATACTATAAACTAGGCCGTTGTCAAAAAGCAAAAAAAATAATGCTGCGAGTCATGAAACTTGAAGGTGGCGATGTACCGGAAGTGCGTGAGCATCTTGCAAAAATAAATAAATGCATTAAAAAACATAACAAAAGGGTAAAAAAGAAAAAATGA
- the trpC gene encoding indole-3-glycerol phosphate synthase TrpC has product MILDDIIKKTKEDLVKREKEFSLDWLGRSLAFNARQPRDVIPYLKATDEDPYRIISEVKKASPSKGVIREDFDPLAIAQAYERGGASAISVLTEPHFFQGDLEYLAGIRRYVSIPLLRKDFIISKYQVLEALVFGADFILLIAAALSKKDLKDLLNYARHLGLEVLVEVHDKADLVKAIYAGADIIGINHRNLQTFEMDMELSYKLIPLIPNGKIIVAESGIYEHGQLEDLSKAGVDAFLVGESLMRQEDEEAALKKLKYGEA; this is encoded by the coding sequence ATGATTTTAGATGATATTATAAAAAAGACAAAAGAAGATTTAGTAAAACGAGAAAAGGAGTTCTCTCTTGACTGGCTGGGACGTTCTTTGGCTTTTAATGCACGTCAGCCCCGTGATGTTATCCCGTACCTTAAAGCAACAGATGAAGATCCGTACAGAATCATTTCAGAAGTTAAGAAGGCTTCTCCCTCTAAAGGTGTGATCCGTGAAGATTTTGATCCTTTGGCCATTGCACAGGCATATGAGCGTGGCGGTGCAAGTGCTATTTCTGTTCTAACGGAACCTCATTTCTTTCAGGGTGATCTTGAATATCTTGCCGGAATACGCCGCTATGTCAGTATCCCACTGCTTCGCAAAGATTTCATCATTTCAAAGTATCAGGTGCTTGAAGCACTGGTTTTTGGTGCGGATTTTATTTTATTGATCGCCGCGGCGCTTTCAAAAAAAGATCTCAAAGACTTGCTTAACTATGCACGGCATTTAGGTCTTGAAGTACTTGTTGAGGTGCATGACAAAGCCGATCTTGTAAAAGCTATCTATGCTGGTGCGGATATCATTGGCATAAACCATAGAAATCTGCAGACATTCGAGATGGATATGGAACTCTCCTATAAGCTTATTCCACTGATTCCAAACGGAAAGATTATTGTCGCTGAGAGCGGCATTTATGAACATGGACAGCTTGAAGATCTCTCAAAAGCAGGAGTAGATGCTTTCTTGGTCGGTGAATCATTAATGCGTCAAGAAGATGAAGAAGCCGCTTTGAAAAAATTAAAATATGGGGAAGCATAA
- the dapE gene encoding succinyl-diaminopimelate desuccinylase produces MNVIELFKKLISTKSETPDDGGLLDFITEYLEGFQAVRVDSNGVKNLFIYKTFGDGEHLCFAGHVDVVPAGEGWDTPPYEAVEKDGCIYGRGTQDMKSGVAAFVQAVKDAENFKGTLSLLLTSDEEGEATDGTIKVLEYLKEKEMLPDVCVVAEPTCEEVFGDAIKVGRRGSINGYLTLKGKQGHAAYPEKAINPIHLIAKPLANMAGVDLDDGDEHFAPSKFVVTDIRSGMQVTNVTPNELKMMFNVRNNTKTTQKEVRMFVAKQMDGLDYDLRLTQGSYPFKTDESTKLVRMIDKAIEHVTGVQPKHSTAGGTSDARFISAFGVDVIEFGVKNDTIHSVNERTTKKEVEDLYRVFTSLIAIWE; encoded by the coding sequence GTGAACGTCATAGAGCTGTTTAAAAAACTTATCTCAACCAAGAGTGAAACACCTGATGATGGGGGACTTTTGGATTTTATCACTGAGTATCTTGAGGGATTTCAAGCTGTTCGTGTAGATTCGAACGGAGTTAAAAATCTTTTTATCTATAAAACGTTTGGTGATGGGGAACATCTCTGTTTTGCAGGGCATGTTGATGTTGTTCCTGCCGGTGAGGGATGGGATACACCTCCATACGAAGCGGTTGAAAAAGACGGCTGTATTTACGGTCGTGGAACACAGGATATGAAGAGCGGTGTTGCCGCTTTTGTTCAAGCCGTTAAAGATGCAGAGAATTTCAAAGGCACACTTTCGCTGCTGCTTACATCTGATGAAGAGGGCGAAGCGACAGACGGAACTATCAAAGTATTGGAATATCTCAAAGAAAAAGAGATGCTGCCTGATGTCTGCGTAGTTGCTGAACCGACCTGTGAAGAAGTTTTTGGAGATGCCATCAAAGTAGGGCGTCGCGGTAGTATAAACGGCTATCTCACGCTCAAAGGAAAGCAGGGACATGCTGCCTATCCTGAAAAAGCGATTAACCCGATTCATCTTATAGCAAAACCACTTGCAAATATGGCGGGTGTTGATCTGGATGATGGTGATGAGCATTTCGCTCCTTCGAAGTTTGTCGTGACCGATATACGTTCAGGTATGCAGGTGACCAATGTAACGCCAAATGAACTCAAGATGATGTTCAATGTTCGTAACAACACAAAAACTACACAGAAAGAAGTTAGAATGTTTGTAGCGAAACAGATGGATGGTTTGGATTACGATCTGCGCCTCACGCAAGGTTCGTATCCTTTTAAAACAGATGAAAGTACGAAACTTGTACGGATGATAGACAAAGCCATAGAACATGTAACGGGAGTGCAACCAAAACACTCTACGGCAGGCGGGACAAGTGATGCCCGTTTTATTTCCGCTTTTGGCGTCGATGTTATTGAATTCGGTGTTAAAAACGATACTATCCACTCTGTGAACGAACGCACAACGAAAAAAGAGGTTGAAGATCTGTATAGGGTGTTTACATCTTTGATCGCGATTTGGGAGTAA
- a CDS encoding thioredoxin family protein — MKYILLVMFLAATLFGDELGWSDDYDKALQQAKKEHKLVYVLVTSVDCGWCKKFERTTLQDEGVKKRLKKEFVTVHFIRELNFVPKQFKTAPIPRHYFTDAKGNILYNSLGYRKVDTFMAFMDNAEEKYEMNQKEKKQ, encoded by the coding sequence ATGAAATATATACTATTGGTGATGTTCTTAGCTGCAACATTGTTTGGCGATGAACTGGGTTGGAGCGATGACTATGATAAAGCGCTGCAGCAGGCAAAAAAAGAGCATAAACTTGTTTATGTGCTTGTAACATCTGTTGATTGTGGATGGTGTAAAAAATTTGAGAGAACTACTTTACAGGATGAAGGGGTTAAAAAAAGGCTCAAAAAAGAATTTGTAACCGTACATTTTATTCGTGAATTGAATTTTGTGCCTAAACAATTTAAAACAGCGCCGATACCAAGACATTATTTTACGGACGCAAAAGGAAATATACTTTATAATTCTTTAGGTTATAGAAAAGTAGATACTTTTATGGCATTTATGGATAATGCAGAAGAAAAATATGAAATGAATCAAAAGGAGAAAAAACAGTGA
- a CDS encoding RidA family protein codes for MKFVQTEKAPSAIGPYSQAAVVNGMVYTSGQIALTPQGSDELLREDVGVQAVRVLENLKAVLEEAGSSMENVVKTTIFLADMDSFGTVNEVYEKAFGDHKPARSTVAVKTLPKNALVEIDAVALLNDYSY; via the coding sequence GTGAAATTTGTTCAAACAGAAAAAGCCCCGTCGGCAATAGGTCCATACTCACAAGCAGCAGTCGTTAACGGCATGGTATATACATCAGGTCAGATCGCGCTGACTCCACAAGGTAGCGATGAACTGCTGCGTGAGGATGTAGGAGTACAGGCAGTAAGAGTCTTGGAAAATCTGAAAGCTGTTTTGGAAGAAGCAGGTAGTTCTATGGAAAATGTTGTAAAAACAACGATTTTTCTAGCAGATATGGACTCATTTGGTACTGTTAACGAAGTGTATGAAAAAGCATTTGGAGATCATAAACCGGCACGTTCAACCGTAGCGGTAAAAACACTTCCTAAAAATGCACTTGTTGAGATTGATGCGGTTGCATTACTTAACGATTATTCCTACTAA
- the rplU gene encoding 50S ribosomal protein L21, whose protein sequence is MYAIIKNGGKQYKVQEGDVLSLDKLSLDPEATIEIKEVLAVNAGELKMGAPYVDGAVVTAEVISEGRDKKVTIFKKRRRKDSKVKRGFRRDHTRVRITKIAA, encoded by the coding sequence ATGTACGCAATTATTAAAAACGGTGGTAAGCAGTATAAAGTTCAAGAGGGTGATGTTCTTTCATTAGACAAGCTTTCTCTTGACCCAGAAGCTACTATCGAAATCAAAGAAGTTCTAGCTGTAAATGCTGGTGAGCTTAAAATGGGAGCTCCATATGTTGATGGCGCTGTTGTAACGGCTGAAGTTATCAGCGAAGGACGTGACAAGAAAGTTACTATTTTCAAAAAACGTCGTCGTAAAGATAGTAAAGTAAAACGTGGTTTCAGAAGAGATCATACTCGTGTTCGCATCACGAAAATAGCTGCATAA
- the rpmA gene encoding 50S ribosomal protein L27: MAHKKGQGSTQNNRDSAGRRLGVKKFGGEAVVAGNIIIRQRGTKVHPGKNVGMGKDHTIFALVDGVVAFERKDKKRQQVSIIPAA; encoded by the coding sequence ATGGCACATAAGAAAGGTCAGGGTAGTACACAGAATAATCGTGATTCAGCTGGTAGAAGACTTGGTGTAAAGAAATTTGGTGGAGAGGCTGTAGTAGCTGGTAACATCATTATTCGTCAACGTGGAACAAAAGTTCACCCAGGTAAAAATGTAGGTATGGGAAAAGATCATACAATTTTTGCTTTGGTTGACGGTGTTGTTGCTTTTGAAAGAAAAGACAAAAAACGTCAACAAGTTTCAATTATCCCCGCTGCATAA
- the obgE gene encoding GTPase ObgE, with protein sequence MFTDSVELTVSSGKGGQGCVAFRREKFVLNGGPNGGDGGKGGDIWFKCDNNTHTLSHFQRKMHIKADNGRPGEGSNCTGKSGAKKVIVVPPGTQIVDSESGEVLLDMLEHGQEVKFLEGGKGGLGNTHFKSPTNQRPTYAQPGEKGETRQIKLDLKLIADVGLVGFPNVGKSTLISTVSNARPEIANYEFTTLTPKLGQVNIGDYESFVMADIPGIIGGAHEGKGLGIKFLRHIERTKTLLFMIDLASYRDLKEQIDTLKDEVASFSDKLGTSKYAIALTRADIVPPEDVKELVSGFIEMLGLSPSKHSDYDFDSELPYFIQESADETLGFEREKPYFIAPISSATSKNIEALKYALFNLVQSDRK encoded by the coding sequence ATGTTTACAGATAGTGTCGAATTAACGGTCTCATCAGGAAAAGGTGGACAAGGGTGTGTGGCATTTCGTCGTGAAAAATTTGTACTCAATGGTGGTCCAAATGGTGGTGACGGTGGTAAAGGCGGAGATATCTGGTTTAAATGTGACAACAACACGCACACACTTTCTCACTTCCAAAGAAAAATGCATATAAAAGCAGACAACGGTCGTCCCGGCGAAGGCTCAAACTGTACCGGAAAATCTGGTGCAAAGAAAGTGATTGTCGTTCCACCGGGAACACAGATAGTCGATAGTGAGAGTGGTGAAGTTCTTCTTGATATGCTTGAACACGGGCAAGAGGTCAAGTTCTTAGAAGGTGGTAAAGGCGGACTTGGAAATACACACTTTAAGTCACCTACAAATCAAAGACCTACGTATGCACAACCCGGGGAAAAGGGTGAAACACGACAAATCAAACTTGATTTGAAGCTTATTGCAGATGTAGGTTTGGTCGGTTTTCCAAATGTTGGAAAATCAACACTTATCTCAACAGTTTCCAATGCCCGCCCTGAAATTGCAAATTATGAGTTTACAACGCTCACACCAAAACTTGGTCAGGTTAATATTGGGGATTATGAGTCATTTGTAATGGCGGATATTCCCGGAATAATCGGGGGAGCACACGAAGGTAAAGGTCTTGGGATTAAATTCTTACGCCATATTGAGCGAACGAAGACACTCTTGTTTATGATAGACCTAGCATCGTATCGTGATTTAAAAGAGCAGATAGATACGCTTAAAGATGAAGTGGCATCATTCTCTGATAAGCTTGGCACTTCCAAGTACGCTATAGCATTGACTCGTGCCGATATCGTTCCGCCGGAAGATGTTAAAGAGCTCGTTTCTGGTTTTATTGAGATGCTGGGTCTCTCTCCAAGTAAACATAGTGACTATGATTTTGACAGTGAACTACCATATTTTATTCAAGAGAGTGCAGATGAAACACTTGGGTTTGAGAGAGAAAAACCATACTTTATCGCACCTATATCTTCTGCAACGAGTAAAAACATTGAAGCATTGAAATATGCACTCTTTAATCTAGTCCAGTCTGACAGGAAATAA
- the proB gene encoding glutamate 5-kinase produces MKRVVVKVGSAVLTQDGEIALRRMQSLVNFLTELRDKYEVILVSSGAVAGGYTKLKLDRTVIANKQALAAIGQPVLMERYAKKFEKHNIITAQVLVTAANLNKADDIQRVRNTVETLIENGVIPIVNENDATATDELEVGDNDQLSAYITKHTDADMLIILSDIDAFYDADPRKNSGAHVLKVVHSIDKEMLTQEVTPNNVFATGGIVTKLKAAAYLLEDNRDTFLASGFDLSDVRSFMLDGVHKGGTLFTKADR; encoded by the coding sequence ATGAAACGTGTTGTAGTCAAGGTCGGTTCAGCTGTCTTAACACAAGATGGAGAGATAGCACTTAGACGTATGCAGTCTCTTGTCAATTTCTTGACAGAGTTAAGAGATAAGTATGAAGTTATTCTCGTTTCATCTGGAGCAGTAGCAGGCGGATATACAAAACTCAAGCTTGACAGAACAGTGATTGCAAACAAACAGGCTCTTGCTGCTATAGGTCAGCCTGTTTTGATGGAGAGATATGCCAAAAAATTTGAAAAGCACAACATTATTACGGCACAGGTACTTGTAACAGCAGCAAATCTCAATAAAGCAGATGATATTCAAAGAGTACGAAATACGGTTGAGACGCTCATTGAAAATGGTGTGATTCCAATAGTCAATGAGAATGATGCAACAGCAACGGATGAACTTGAAGTCGGCGATAATGATCAACTCTCAGCTTACATTACAAAACATACCGATGCCGATATGCTCATCATACTTTCAGATATTGATGCTTTTTATGATGCTGATCCGCGTAAGAACAGTGGTGCACATGTTTTAAAAGTTGTCCACTCTATAGATAAAGAGATGCTTACACAGGAAGTGACACCAAACAATGTCTTTGCAACCGGCGGCATAGTTACAAAACTAAAAGCTGCAGCTTATCTTTTAGAAGATAACAGAGATACATTTCTTGCAAGTGGATTTGATCTTAGCGATGTCAGATCTTTTATGCTTGATGGTGTGCATAAAGGCGGGACACTCTTTACAAAGGCAGATAGATAA
- the fmt gene encoding methionyl-tRNA formyltransferase, protein MIDVIFMGTPDYADVILKKLIADSDINVKAVYTQPDKPVGRKKILTPPPVKTTALEHNITVYQPEKLREESVVNELVQIACDYIIVAAYGQILPRAILDHAPCINLHASILPQYRGASPIQQTLLNGDKETGVTAILMEEGLDTGDIIKIEKITVPDAMMLEELFESLTEVAADLTLDIIKNFEVYKLIPQDDTHATHCKKITKADGLIAFDDAQTLFNKYRAFTPWPGIYLKTKLKLKKIELQEKESQNTPGEILAIDKESIVVGCAKGSIRIFRVQPESKKEMDVLAYINGKRLSVADHMS, encoded by the coding sequence ATGATAGATGTTATTTTTATGGGAACGCCGGATTATGCTGATGTGATTCTCAAAAAACTCATTGCAGATTCTGATATAAATGTAAAAGCAGTCTATACGCAGCCGGATAAACCGGTCGGACGTAAAAAGATCCTTACTCCGCCGCCTGTGAAAACAACAGCGCTTGAACATAACATCACGGTTTATCAGCCGGAGAAACTTCGTGAGGAAAGCGTTGTTAATGAATTAGTGCAGATAGCGTGTGACTACATCATTGTTGCAGCCTATGGACAGATTCTTCCTCGTGCAATTTTGGATCATGCACCATGTATTAATCTTCATGCATCGATTTTACCTCAATATCGTGGAGCTTCACCGATTCAACAGACACTTTTAAATGGTGACAAAGAGACAGGTGTTACAGCGATACTGATGGAAGAGGGGCTCGATACAGGTGATATCATCAAGATAGAAAAAATTACTGTACCTGATGCAATGATGCTTGAAGAACTTTTTGAAAGCCTTACAGAGGTTGCAGCCGATCTTACACTCGATATTATCAAAAATTTTGAGGTGTATAAGCTGATACCTCAAGATGATACTCACGCAACACACTGCAAAAAAATAACGAAGGCAGACGGACTTATTGCTTTTGATGATGCACAGACCCTTTTTAATAAATATAGAGCATTTACGCCGTGGCCTGGTATTTACTTGAAAACAAAACTCAAACTTAAAAAAATAGAACTGCAAGAGAAGGAGTCTCAAAATACTCCAGGAGAAATTCTCGCAATCGATAAAGAGAGTATCGTTGTCGGCTGTGCAAAAGGGAGTATTCGTATCTTTCGAGTGCAGCCGGAGTCAAAAAAAGAGATGGATGTCCTTGCCTATATTAACGGGAAAAGGCTGAGTGTTGCAGATCATATGTCTTGA
- a CDS encoding biotin--[acetyl-CoA-carboxylase] ligase, which yields MLQIICLDRIDSTQTYLKEQLQNKKFHAPIAVSAELQTNGIGSRDNSWKSQKGNLFLSFALPLENLPDDLKIESASIYFAFLLKEALASFSSKVWIKWPNDFYLDDKKVGGMITNIVDKNLVCGVGLNIADAPDGFTKLDVEIDKKVLIKNYFKNIEKKVLWKQVFSKYKLEFYRNQNFFTHSNGVKVSLGDAELYDDGSLNINGERIYSLR from the coding sequence GTGTTGCAGATCATATGTCTTGACAGGATTGATTCAACACAGACCTATCTCAAAGAACAACTCCAAAATAAAAAATTTCATGCACCCATAGCAGTCTCAGCAGAGCTGCAGACCAATGGCATTGGCAGCAGAGACAACAGTTGGAAATCTCAAAAAGGAAATTTGTTTCTCTCTTTTGCACTGCCTCTTGAAAATCTGCCGGATGATTTGAAAATTGAATCGGCATCTATCTATTTTGCTTTCCTCTTAAAAGAGGCACTTGCTTCTTTTAGTTCAAAAGTCTGGATAAAATGGCCGAATGATTTTTACTTGGATGATAAAAAAGTCGGTGGTATGATAACAAATATAGTTGATAAGAACTTAGTATGCGGTGTTGGATTGAATATTGCAGATGCCCCGGACGGTTTTACTAAACTTGATGTAGAAATAGATAAAAAAGTATTGATAAAAAATTATTTCAAAAATATCGAAAAAAAAGTTTTATGGAAGCAAGTTTTTAGCAAATATAAGTTAGAATTTTACAGAAACCAAAATTTTTTCACACATAGTAACGGTGTTAAGGTTTCTTTGGGTGATGCTGAGTTGTATGACGATGGCAGTTTGAATATAAACGGTGAGAGGATATATAGTCTAAGATGA
- a CDS encoding ParA family protein gives MSEVIVIANQKGGVGKTTTAVNLAASLAVAEKKVLLIDSDPQANATTSLGFHRNDYEFNIYHVLIGTKKLKDIILKSDLPTLHLAPSNIGLVGIEKEYYDADKAKGRELVLKKAIANVKKDYDYIIIDSPPALGPMTINALSASNSVIIPIQCEFFALEGLAQLLNTVKLVRKSINPKLTIKGFIPTMFSAQNNLSKQVFADLRQHFKGKLFTDDKDRYIVVPRNVKLAESPSFGKPAILYDVKSAGSIAYQNLAQAIIK, from the coding sequence ATGAGCGAAGTAATTGTAATAGCAAATCAAAAAGGCGGTGTTGGTAAAACAACAACGGCTGTAAACTTGGCAGCTTCTCTTGCCGTTGCTGAGAAAAAAGTATTGCTTATCGACTCAGATCCACAGGCAAATGCAACTACATCACTTGGATTTCACAGAAACGATTATGAGTTCAATATCTATCATGTGCTCATTGGTACGAAGAAGCTTAAAGACATCATTCTAAAATCAGACTTGCCGACACTGCACCTTGCACCTTCAAATATCGGTCTTGTAGGAATTGAAAAAGAGTACTATGATGCAGATAAAGCAAAGGGACGTGAGCTTGTTCTCAAAAAAGCCATAGCCAATGTAAAAAAAGATTATGACTATATTATTATTGACTCCCCACCGGCGCTTGGACCGATGACTATCAATGCGCTCTCGGCTTCAAACTCTGTAATCATTCCTATACAGTGTGAGTTTTTTGCACTTGAAGGTTTAGCACAGCTTTTAAATACAGTAAAACTTGTAAGAAAATCGATCAATCCAAAGCTGACCATCAAAGGTTTTATTCCTACGATGTTCTCTGCACAGAATAATCTTTCAAAACAGGTATTTGCAGATCTCAGACAGCATTTTAAGGGCAAGCTTTTTACAGACGATAAAGACAGATACATTGTAGTCCCTAGAAATGTAAAACTTGCCGAGTCTCCGTCTTTTGGAAAACCGGCAATTCTTTATGATGTAAAATCAGCAGGATCAATTGCATATCAAAATCTAGCACAGGCGATTATAAAATAA